Below is a window of Tolypothrix bouteillei VB521301 DNA.
ATACAGTTCTGCACCTTGACCTGGTACGACTGCTAGGGGTAACATACCTAGCACGCTGGTTCCTGCTGACATGAAGATAGCTCGCAGGCGATCGCGTGTCGCATTGTACAAAGAAGCATCGTAATCTTGCCCCTCGTCTTGCTGCAACTGCAATGCCCTGTCTACCAGCAAAATCGCGTTGTTCACGACGACACCCGTAAGAATAATAAAGCCCAGTGCTGTAATCATATCCAGAGGTACAATCAAACCGGGAATGCGATTGGCAACGACCAAACTCAACAATGCACCGCTCATCCCCATGGGTATGGTTGCCATAATGACAACTGGGTAAAGGAAAGAGCGATACAGTGCTACCAACAACAGGTACGTAATCAATAACGAAAGTACAAAAGCAGCTGCTAACTGAGAAACTGTTTCTGCCAATCTATCAGCAGAACCAGCAAGTTCTATACGATACCCACCAGGTAAACTAGCTCGTATGGGTTCTAATATTTCATTATTGGTTCTCTCTACTAAAGCGCCAAGAGGTGCATCTGGTGCAAGGGATACCGTTAGGGTAATGGAACGCTCTAAGTCCACATGGTTAATCACGTCAAACCCTGTTGTCTCATTCACTTGTGCAACATCACTCAGCTGTACTTGTTGACCGCGAGTTGTATAAATGGGGAGTTGGCGCAGTTGTTCTGGTGTCTGCACAAAAGTATTCTTTAACTCTACCGATACATCTAGCTCTTCTTTACCATCAATAAAATCTGAAGCAATACGACCGCCCAATGCAGCTTCTACCATTGTTCCAACTTCAGCTTCAGATAAACCTACCTCAGATAATCTTTCTCGATTGGGAACAACTTGAAGCTCCGCAGATCCAGCAACAAAGTTGGTACGGACATTACGAACCCCTGTATAATCTCGCAATTTTGTTGTAACTTGTTTTTCCAACTCGCTCAATTGTTCGAGATCGGAACCAACAATTTGGATTTCAAACTCCTTTCCCGGATCTTGAAAGATGGAGAACCGAGTTGGAATCAAGAAGCGATAGCCTACAAAGCTATTACTTTGAGACCTCATGCGCTCTACCATTTCAGCCAATCCACTGCTTGTGGCAAATTCTGGTTTTAAAGTTGCAGCAATTCCTCGTCTTCCGGGACGCTCAATAAATAAGACGTTCTGAACTTCTGGTTGTGCTCTGAGAAAATTTCTTGCTGGTTCTGAGATGCGAATGGCTTCTTCAACACTTGTACCGGGGAGCGGTTCTGCTATCCAAAACACTAAGTTGCGGTTTCCTTCAGGCAAATAGTCAGCAGGTGGTAGTAGGAAAATACTTGTTACCAATAGAGCAATTGGAATCGATAAAACAAACAGCCTTCTTCCCAATCTTCTCCGCCCTAATGACCAACTTACAGTAGATGTTAAGAAAGATTCTAATTTGCCTTGTAGGAGGCGAAAGATAGCTGATGTGTAAAATACAGCATATTCAATTTTGGCAAAAAAGTTGCGGTTTGACCGTTGATTGTTGAGCGTTGACTGCGATCGCCGATCGGTTAAGAGCGAACTGTCATCCTGTAGCATTTGCATGGCTTCTGACTGTTTGAGGAACAATCCAGAGAGCATGGGTACAAGAGTTAGGGCTGCAAAAAGGGAGAACAAAGAAGAACAGGAAAGAGCGATCGCCATGTCAGCAAACAATTGTCCGGCTTCGCCTTGAACTAACACTAGGGGAAAGAACACCACCACGTTTGTGAGAGTAGAACCCAGCATTGCACCCCAAACTTCCTGCGTTCCTTCAATAGCAGCTTTCATGGGGGTTTTGCCCCGTTGCATGTGAGTGAAGACGTTCTCAATGACAACAATGGCATTATCTACCACCATCCCCACAGCAAACGCTAACCCAGCTAAACTAATAATGTTGAGCGATCGCCCCAACATTGCCATCACAATAAATACTGTCACCAGTGTGGTAGGAATGGTCAGCGCAATCACTGCAACTGTTCGCATGGAACCGAGAAACAGAACGAGAACTATTGTTGCTAGCAATGCACCGCTCACCAAGTTACCCTGTACTAGAGCAACCGATTGATTGATATATTCGTTCTCATCGTAGTTGTAGACAAAACGAATCCCTTCACCAGCACGGTCAAATTGCTGTTCCAATTCTGCTAGTGTTGCTCGAATTCCCTTAGAAACTTCCGGCACGTTTGCTCCTACTCGCCGGATAATGCCCATGGCAACTGTAGAATTGTTGTTAAATATCAGGGCGCTCTCTAGGGGCTTGCGACCCATCTGTACTTGTGCGACATCTCGCAAGTAGATCGTACCTGAATTGTCTCTTCGCAGGATAAATCCCTCGATTTGCTCGAGTCGCTGGGAACGGCTCACGGTACGAACTCGATATTCTCGCCTACCGAGAACTAAGGGACCGCCTCGGATATCTCTGTTGTTCTCTCGCAAAACTCGAACAACATCACCAATAGTGAGATTGCGATCGGCAAGGGCTTTAGGATCAACTCTGACCTCAACTTCCCGCTCTCTTCCTCCGGGAATATTAAACTGTCCTACCCCTTCAACTCGCCGCAGTCGAGGTACTATAGTCTCTTCTACAAGGTCGCGATAACGATCGGGGTCGCTTCTGAAACCGGGTTTGGGAGTCAGAGCAACCCACATCATTGGTGAATTGTTACCCCCTACGAGCTCCACATCTGATTCATTGGCTTCTTCTGGAAGGTCTTGTACTTGCTGCAATTTGTTGATAACATCCACAAGGCGCTCGTTAACATCACTGTTCCATGTGAACTCTAAAGTGATGCTGCTAGTTCCCGCACGAGAACTACTTGTAATTTCCTGTACCCCCAAAACTTCCTCCATCCGTTCCTCAATAGGTCGGGTAATGAGGTCTTCTACTTCTGAGGGGGCTGCACCGGGGTATGAGGTAGTGATGGTAATTTCCGGGCGATCGCCTCCCGGTTGTAATTCTAAAGGTAAATTTAACAGCGAAAGCACGCCAAAAAGCGCCAGCAGACAAAAGAGTACAAAAGTACCGTGACGCCACCGAACAGCAGTTTCTATGAAGTTCATCTTTTATCGCTCCATAACCTTTACAGCTGCACCATCACTCAGACCATCCCCACCTTTTAACACAATGGGTTGTCCGGCTCTCAGTTGTGGATGAGAAATCGCAACTTTTTCTCCCATGTCAGTCACCAGTTCCACCCCATACTGCTTGGCTTTACCATTAGCAACTGTAAAAACAAGCCACTGGTTTTGTCGCCGTGTTATGGCATCGCGAGAGACAACAAAGCTCGGTGTATTTGCTGGTAATTCTAAATTTCCTGTCACTGCCATTCCCGGTAACAAGCCAGAAGGCGGATTGTTCAACCGTACTCTCACCCGCTGGCGTCTTGATGCTGTATCGGCTGCGGGAACGACTCCTGTTATCCGAGCGCGACCCCGCCATTGAGGTAAAGCCCGAGTTGATAGTTCTACCGTATTTCCTGGCGTCACTCTACCACTAAGTTCTTCTGGCAATTCTAAGAAGATATCAAGTCTATCTCCTGCTACCAAGCTGACAATTTGACCGCCACTCTGTACTAAATCGCCAGAACTCACCAATCTTTGTTGTACGACGCCTCCTGAGAGTGCTTGAATACGGGTTCTTTGCAAGGCAAGTCGAGCCTGATTGACAGCTGCAGTGGCGGCGGCTACGTTAGCGCGTTGCGCGTCAATTTCTTCACGGGTGGGACCTGCTTTTGCTTCTGCTAAAGTTGCTTCTGCGGCTAGCCGTTCGCCCTTTGCATTATCCAATGCGGCTTGAGCTTCTACTAACAATCTTTTAGCAAGAGCTCCTTGTTGCACGAGGTCGGTGGAACGTTGTAAGTTATCTTGTGCTTCTTTTTCCCGTGCTACAGCAGAACTTAAGGCTGCTTGACGCTGAGCAACAATCTCAGGACGAGTCCCTACTTCCAGTCTTGCTAGATTGCTGCGCTGTTGTGCTAGCTGTGCTTGTGCTTGTGAAATTGCCAAGCGCTGGTCGGTATCATCTAATATAGCCACAGTCATTCCGGGAGTGACGCGATCGCCAGGTTGCACCAAAACTTGTCGAATCACACCGCTTGTCTGTGCTCTAATAGTTGCTTGTTGGGTAGATTCTACTTGACCTAAAAGCTGAATGCGTCTTGTTCCAGTCCCTGGAGAGAGTTGTACAACCTCTACGGGACGGGGCGGTGGTGTTTTAGCTGTTGGTTTGGGTGCAACAGTTGGCGGAGAGAACACTCGCCAAAGCGCAATACCAGATGTTGTGAATGAAAGTACTAGCACTATCCAAAGCCAGTTTTTTTTAGGACGAGCAGACTTTGGGTCTGGTTGTCCGGGAGTGTCTGGTTTATTATCTGTAGTAGTAACTTCAGGTTCAAAAGTTTTCATAATTTGTGAGTAGTTAGTGGTTGGTGGTTAGTTGTTAGTGGTTAGTAGAGCAACTAACCACTAACAACTAACCGCTAACTGCTAGGATTTTCTTGGGGGTTAGTTGTGCTTTTAGCTGGAATTGTCCAGAAGTAAACGGTTCTACCGTCTACTTGCAATGTCTTCTCTGGTTTCCAGTCACCCATATCGAAGGCATGAGATACAATTCGCGTACCGGGTTTGAGTTGCTTAAACAACTGAGGTCTTAACTTAACATTCAGTTCGGGTAACAAGTAAAGAGTTACCACTGTTGCTTCACTAAAGTCAGTGGTAAAAAGGTCTTGTTGGCGGAACGTTACTTTGTCGGTGACTCCTGCCTTTTTCGCGTTCTCGTTAGCCTCTTTGATCCGTTCTGGGTCAATATCTATACCAATGCCTCTGGTGCCAAATTTTTTGGCGGCGGTAATGGGAATTCGTCCATCACCACTGCCAAGGTCATACAGAACGTCATTTTTAGTTACCTTGGCGACTTCCAGCATTTTATCTACGACTTCTGGTGGTGTCGGTACATAGACCACATCAGGTTGCTTTTGTGCTGTTTCAGTTGTGGGAGAGGACTGCTGAACTTCAATAGCAGAAGAAGAGGTTTCGCTTTTTTCTTGAGAACTAACGGATTGCGGGCTACAACTAGCTAGTAACAGGCTGCTGACACTAACGGTTGTTAAGAAGACTTTGAAGAACGATCGCGATTGTCCAAAAGACAGCAGCAAAGCTGAGCGCATAATACTTTCTCCATTCACTTACAAGTTTGTGGAAGTAGAACGTTTGCGGTTAAAAAACAGCAAAGGAATACCCGTTAATAGGACTACGACTCCAATGCTGCCTCCAATACCTGCGTAAGTTACGCTTGAGTAAAGTAGATAACCACAAATGATGCAAAATAGCAACGGTATTAAGGGATAAGCTGGTACGCGAAACGGACGGGGTACATTTGGTTCTCGAGAACGCAGGACAAGCAGTGCAATTCCAGACAGCAGAAAAAAGAACCAAAACACTGGAGCTGTATAGTCTACCATTGTTGCAAATCCTTTGCGCGTTACAGCACCAAGTATGACTAGCCCTACAGAAATTGCCCCTTGAACTAATAAAGCATTAATTGGGGTACTTCCGCGCTCCTGCCACCTTCCCATAAAGCCAAATATGGAAAAGTCCTGTCCTAAGGCATAGTTAGTCCGTGCCCCAGTAAAAATAGTTGCATTGGCAGCACCTAAAGCTGAGACAGCAACGATAACACTCACAAACCTTGCGCCATTTTCTCCTACAGCGCGACGCATCAAATCAGCTGCAGGTGCTTCCGATCCTGCCAAGCCTGTCAATCCCAAACCATGTAGATATGCGAAATTAATCAATACGTAGATCGCTGTGATGAGAGCAATACTGCCCAGTAGCACCCGTACCATGTTGCGTTTGCCTTGGCGTACTTCTGCTGAAATGTAGGCTGCTTCATTCCACCCACCATAGGTCAGGAGTACAAAGACCATTGCCAACCCTAATTGCGTTTGGGGAGGTGCAGCTGTTGGATTACTCACTTCTACAGGCTGAGCGAAAGCAGTACCAAAAATGACAACAAGTAGCAAGCCCAAAACTTTTGCTATTGTGAGCCAGTTTTGCGCCCGCTTGCCTTGCTGCACCCCAAGAACGTTTAAACCTGTAAGACAAAGGACTACCCCGGCGGCGTAAATTGCTGAAGAGTATTCTCCCAAACGGAGCAATTGTGAAGCATAATCTCCAAATACAAACGCCATGAGAACAATGGAACCTGTTTGGATAACAGTCATTCTTGCCCAAGCAAAAAGAAACGCGGGAATTTTACCAAAAGCACGCAACAAGTAATGATATGTTCCACCAACATGGGGATAGGCTGTTGTCAATTCCGCGTAGCAAAGCGCACCTATGAAGGACATCGCCCCACCAAGTAACCACACGAACAGTGCAACTCCTGTATTTGCTGTATTTCCCGCCACTAAGGCTGGGGTTTGAAAGATGCCTGCACCTACAACCATACCTACAATCAAGGCGATCGCATCAATGGTTGAGAGTGTAGGTTTTGGCGCTGATACTTTTGTTACCATAAAATCCATAACCTGGATATTTCCCGTCGTTAGCCAGGAAAAAACATCTTTAAAGCTTAGGTTGCAATGGGACTCGTTTGCAATCTATCTGGATAGAGGTTAGGGGTTAGAGTTTAGCGTAAGAACAACCAATATTCATTTTTCTTTACCTTGGTGTATAAAGGTCGCTCGTAATTGCTTAAGTATGGTTAAGCTATATGAATTTGTAGTGAAAGTTTTGTGAAAAAAAATTTATATTTAAATTATACTTCGGTTGGGTAATAGGACCGGAGACAAAAGGTACTACTACCCCTTCTCCCCCAGTCCCCAATCCTCAATCCCCAATCGCTTGTTGATTTTTCAAAAAGTTCAAAAACCTGCGACAGTTCGCTCTCACAACTTTCCACTGGCTCGCAGTATGTAAAAGGATAAATGCTAAAAATGTGTAAGCAACCCAAAAATGCGAACTTCTTCCTAAACTGACAAGTTCGGAATTTTGTGGGAACAAGTCTGGTAACACGAAACCAAAAAATTTGACATTATTATTTTTGTATGAGTTAGAAAGAAAAAAACCAGTTACGGGAACCGCCCACATAAAAATATAAAGGCTGGTGTGGAGGGAGACTGTTTTCAACCATTGTTTGCTGAACTTTGGGGGGCGCTTTGTGTACTTGTTCCACCAAACCCGCAGCAGAATAAATATTCGTAAAGTCAACAATGCCATCGTTAGAACTGCAATAGATTTATGAAAATCGTAGAGAGAATTTCGGAACAACAGTTCTCTCGGTAATCTTGCCATAAACGAACCAGTGACAAATAGCACTAAATAGCTACTTGCCATGACCCAATGCAAAGACATCAGTTGTTTAAACGCAGAGTTGACTCTAGATGGAGCTATATTTTTTTTGGCTGGCTGTAGCGTGCTCATAAATTCGGAGATTATTGCTTGTATGCAGTTGTGCGTTACATTTCTTAGTATGTTCGCGCTGCATGAACGAGCTATGAAACTTTTATGAACACTTTTTTAGAATTCCTTTACAAATTATTGGTTGATTGTTCGATCTTCTCCATCGACTGGGTTTTCTTCAGGTGCTTCCTCTTCTGGCTTCCCAGAAACCATAACAAATTCAGTTTCTCTAATGGAAT
It encodes the following:
- a CDS encoding efflux RND transporter permease subunit codes for the protein MNFIETAVRWRHGTFVLFCLLALFGVLSLLNLPLELQPGGDRPEITITTSYPGAAPSEVEDLITRPIEERMEEVLGVQEITSSSRAGTSSITLEFTWNSDVNERLVDVINKLQQVQDLPEEANESDVELVGGNNSPMMWVALTPKPGFRSDPDRYRDLVEETIVPRLRRVEGVGQFNIPGGREREVEVRVDPKALADRNLTIGDVVRVLRENNRDIRGGPLVLGRREYRVRTVSRSQRLEQIEGFILRRDNSGTIYLRDVAQVQMGRKPLESALIFNNNSTVAMGIIRRVGANVPEVSKGIRATLAELEQQFDRAGEGIRFVYNYDENEYINQSVALVQGNLVSGALLATIVLVLFLGSMRTVAVIALTIPTTLVTVFIVMAMLGRSLNIISLAGLAFAVGMVVDNAIVVIENVFTHMQRGKTPMKAAIEGTQEVWGAMLGSTLTNVVVFFPLVLVQGEAGQLFADMAIALSCSSLFSLFAALTLVPMLSGLFLKQSEAMQMLQDDSSLLTDRRSQSTLNNQRSNRNFFAKIEYAVFYTSAIFRLLQGKLESFLTSTVSWSLGRRRLGRRLFVLSIPIALLVTSIFLLPPADYLPEGNRNLVFWIAEPLPGTSVEEAIRISEPARNFLRAQPEVQNVLFIERPGRRGIAATLKPEFATSSGLAEMVERMRSQSNSFVGYRFLIPTRFSIFQDPGKEFEIQIVGSDLEQLSELEKQVTTKLRDYTGVRNVRTNFVAGSAELQVVPNRERLSEVGLSEAEVGTMVEAALGGRIASDFIDGKEELDVSVELKNTFVQTPEQLRQLPIYTTRGQQVQLSDVAQVNETTGFDVINHVDLERSITLTVSLAPDAPLGALVERTNNEILEPIRASLPGGYRIELAGSADRLAETVSQLAAAFVLSLLITYLLLVALYRSFLYPVVIMATIPMGMSGALLSLVVANRIPGLIVPLDMITALGFIILTGVVVNNAILLVDRALQLQQDEGQDYDASLYNATRDRLRAIFMSAGTSVLGMLPLAVVPGQGAELYQGLGVVLTGGLAFSTILTPTVVPALMGLLRDLSGRKPSSPSSGQQLRESVVASNNSKVGV
- a CDS encoding efflux RND transporter periplasmic adaptor subunit, yielding MKTFEPEVTTTDNKPDTPGQPDPKSARPKKNWLWIVLVLSFTTSGIALWRVFSPPTVAPKPTAKTPPPRPVEVVQLSPGTGTRRIQLLGQVESTQQATIRAQTSGVIRQVLVQPGDRVTPGMTVAILDDTDQRLAISQAQAQLAQQRSNLARLEVGTRPEIVAQRQAALSSAVAREKEAQDNLQRSTDLVQQGALAKRLLVEAQAALDNAKGERLAAEATLAEAKAGPTREEIDAQRANVAAATAAVNQARLALQRTRIQALSGGVVQQRLVSSGDLVQSGGQIVSLVAGDRLDIFLELPEELSGRVTPGNTVELSTRALPQWRGRARITGVVPAADTASRRQRVRVRLNNPPSGLLPGMAVTGNLELPANTPSFVVSRDAITRRQNQWLVFTVANGKAKQYGVELVTDMGEKVAISHPQLRAGQPIVLKGGDGLSDGAAVKVMER
- a CDS encoding SAM-dependent methyltransferase; the protein is MRSALLLSFGQSRSFFKVFLTTVSVSSLLLASCSPQSVSSQEKSETSSSAIEVQQSSPTTETAQKQPDVVYVPTPPEVVDKMLEVAKVTKNDVLYDLGSGDGRIPITAAKKFGTRGIGIDIDPERIKEANENAKKAGVTDKVTFRQQDLFTTDFSEATVVTLYLLPELNVKLRPQLFKQLKPGTRIVSHAFDMGDWKPEKTLQVDGRTVYFWTIPAKSTTNPQENPSS
- a CDS encoding APC family permease; the protein is MVTKVSAPKPTLSTIDAIALIVGMVVGAGIFQTPALVAGNTANTGVALFVWLLGGAMSFIGALCYAELTTAYPHVGGTYHYLLRAFGKIPAFLFAWARMTVIQTGSIVLMAFVFGDYASQLLRLGEYSSAIYAAGVVLCLTGLNVLGVQQGKRAQNWLTIAKVLGLLLVVIFGTAFAQPVEVSNPTAAPPQTQLGLAMVFVLLTYGGWNEAAYISAEVRQGKRNMVRVLLGSIALITAIYVLINFAYLHGLGLTGLAGSEAPAADLMRRAVGENGARFVSVIVAVSALGAANATIFTGARTNYALGQDFSIFGFMGRWQERGSTPINALLVQGAISVGLVILGAVTRKGFATMVDYTAPVFWFFFLLSGIALLVLRSREPNVPRPFRVPAYPLIPLLFCIICGYLLYSSVTYAGIGGSIGVVVLLTGIPLLFFNRKRSTSTNL
- a CDS encoding cytochrome b, whose product is MSLHWVMASSYLVLFVTGSFMARLPRELLFRNSLYDFHKSIAVLTMALLTLRIFILLRVWWNKYTKRPPKFSKQWLKTVSLHTSLYIFMWAVPVTGFFLSNSYKNNNVKFFGFVLPDLFPQNSELVSLGRSSHFWVAYTFLAFILLHTASQWKVVRANCRRFLNFLKNQQAIGD